From the genome of Anopheles moucheti chromosome 3, idAnoMoucSN_F20_07, whole genome shotgun sequence, one region includes:
- the LOC128304366 gene encoding uncharacterized protein LOC128304366: PLSILNRWSNPFIWYPFLSTAEENDIRCYSCDDCTIQEPTIVKCDAKNGLDLNALSYNPTYPILTPSTPQWNANPWNPIITPPPLNGGGNQFYPWDPLLTPPPLVGDNNGGAWYPGYPVYTLPPLNGGGNQFYPWDPLLTPPPLVGGNNGGIWYQGYPVYTLPPLNGGGNQFYPWDPLLTPPPLVGGNNGGAWYPGYPVYTLPPLNGGGNPWDPLLTPPPIYYPWGKANGPNKGNKKRFVCATIRSKGKDQEVDTVHRRGCAEIEGYAVGVCDQTQIPVPEGGISSCRVCGHSLCNE, translated from the exons CCTCTTTCAATTCTCAACCGGTGGAGCAATCCATTCATCTGGTACCCTTTTTTATCGACAGCTGAAGAAAACGATATCCGCTGCTATTCGTGCGATGACTGCACGATACAAGAACCAACGATCGTGAAGTGTGATGCAAAGAATGGACTCGATCTAAACGCGCTGAGCTACAATCCGACCTACCCCATACTGACACCGTCCACTCCGCAGTGGAATGCAAACCCGTGGAATCCAATCATAACCCCACCGCCATTGAACGGTGGTGGCAATCAATTTTATCCGTGGGATCCACTGCTAACGCCACCGCCACTCGTGGGCGATaataatggaggcgcctggtacccGGGATATCCCGTCTACACACTGCCACCATTGAACGGTGGCGGGAATCAGTTTTATCCGTGGGATCCACTGCTAACGCCACCGCCACTCGTGGGAGGTAATAATGGAGGCATCTGGTACCAGGGATATCCCGTTTACACACTGCCACCATTGAACGGTGGCGGGAATCAGTTTTATCCGTGGGATCCACTGCTAACGCCACCACCACTCGTGGGTGGTaataatggaggcgcctggtatcCGGGATATCCCGTTTACACACTGCCACCATTGAACGGTGGCGGGAATCCGTGGGATCCACTGCTAACACCACCGCCCATCTACTATCCGTGGGGAAAAGCGAATGGACCCAACAAGGGCAATAAGAAACGTTTCGTATGTGCAACGATTCGAAGTAAGG GAAAGGATCAAGAAGTAGATACGGTCCACCGGCGCGGATGTGCCGAGATAGAAGGGTACGCTGTGGGAGTTTGTGACCAGACCCAGATTCCGGTACCTGAGGGTGGTATTTCGAGTTGCCGCGTTTGTGGACATTCCCTGTGTAATGAATAG
- the LOC128304970 gene encoding uncharacterized protein LOC128304970, giving the protein MNVKWTTAWLLLVVFTVNEAHGQLQCYVCDNCPDPFEGTASQLQACPLSDSVTTTQIPPGGDTTVLTPPPLPTGEGPGEITTIPDTPPTPSTPEMTPPPLPGGRRKRQVATGYRCFLIEHSNTVRRGCAAYLGNQADTCTSVNGGTVPGECKLCDWDGCNSAAGLRVSLVALLLTVLLSVMLKQ; this is encoded by the exons ATGAATGTGAAATGGACCACAGCGTGGCTTCTTCTGGTGGTGTTTACAGTGAATGAAG CACACGGTCAACTACAGTGCTATGTGTGTGACAACTGTCCCGACCCGTTCGAGGGTACCGCATCCCAGCTGCAGGCCTGTCCACTGTCCGATTCGGTGACCACCACACAGATACCGCCCGGTGGTGATACCACGGTCCTAACGCCACCACCACTTCCCACCGGTGAGGGTCCTGGCGAAATAACAACCATACCCGACACTCCACCAACTCCAAGCACACCGGAAATGACACCACCCCCACTGCCTGGTGGTCGCCGAAAACGTCAGGTAGCGACGGGATATCGTTGCTTCTTGATTGAACACT CTAACACCGTTCGTCGTGGCTGCGCTGCGTATCTGGGCAATCAGGCCGATACGTGCACCTCCGTCAACGGTGGAACCGTGCCAGGCGAGTGTAAGCTCTGCGACTGGGATGGTTGCAATAGTGCGGCCGGACTTCGTGTGTCGCTGGTCGCTTTACTGCTAACCGTATTACTTTCCGTTATGTTGAAGCAGTAA
- the LOC128302607 gene encoding uncharacterized protein LOC128302607, which yields MSKFYSIFMQICVIAASMRTALSIKCYNCDSTSNEECMDLKRNSAIVAETCTPSKMAATTGNWLADLTRIEYFGGTEITVPMVCQKIVASNENGDTMTYRGCQLDGGKTDPCQIAYGKAKLQRGVKIEFCSTCKDDACNGAPRLGERPAVWLLVGSVLALFFGFPSRRHLL from the exons ATGAGCAAATTCTATTcgatttttatgcaaatttgtgTGATCGCCGCATCGATGCGGACCG CACTAAGCATCAAATGCTACAACTGTGACTCAACCAGCAATGAAGAGTGCATGGATCTGAAGCGAAACTCTGCCATCGTTGCCGAG ACGTGTACGCCGAGTAAAATGGCTGCCACGACCGGGAACTGGTTGGCGGACTTGACACGCATCGAGTACTTTGGCGGTACGGAAATTACCGTGCCGATGGTGTGCCAGAAAATCGTCGCTTCTAATG AAAATGGCGACACGATGACGTACCGTGGCTGTCAGCTGGACGGCGGCAAAACCGATCCTTGCCAGATCGCGTACGGTAAGGCGAAGTTACAGCGTGGCGTCAAGATCGAGTTCTGTTCAACCTGCAAGGATGATGCCTGCAATGGAGCGCCACGGTTGGGCGAACGTCCGGCAGTTTGGCTGCTGGTCGGAAGCGTTCTAGCGCTGTTCTTCGGTTTCCCATCCCGGCGACACTTGCTGTAA